gccaggaccagccactggggagccaggaccagccactggggagccaggaccagccactggggagtcaggcccagccaatcagaacaaGTTTTTCCCCACGTGTCACTTCTGAGTTTCTTGTAAAAGGTGTTGTCAAGCAGCTGTCTATGACACTCATTTACATAAACTGTCCTATCCAGGAGTACAACCGACCCACCCTTATCAGCAGGGCGAATAAGGACTGACGTATCAGATTGTATATGGAAAGATTTGGACTCCTGTTTGTTCTTACGGTGATGAGCAACATCTTTTTCAACAAGTCTGCAATATGTCTCGATAGAGTGATTGCGATTGGCCGGAGGTATAAAATAACTCTTGCTTCTAAAAGGAGTCGGAGTATGTGCAGGGGAGCAAACTTCTGGTTCAATAGAAATGTCAGGATTAGGGGAGCTAAAGTATTCCCTTAAACGGATGTTTCTAAAAAACTTAAACATGTCTACCTTAACATCAAAATCGTTGCACTGGGTTGTAAAGGCACACAATATAACCCTTtattaagcaaagagaaatgggcAGGGCTCAATATCTTGCTTGATTAATTAAAGACACAGTCCCGTGGGTTCTGGGACCGTGTGAACGGTCTCCTCTGCCTCTGATAGTCGTTTCTTCTTACGCCGTCGGGTGCGGCATCTCGTCGATGCGCGTGCCTGCGGCCTCCTCCGCCCTTCCGTCCGTCCGTCCAAAACTACCACTGGAAGCCGATGAGGCGCTGGTTGTAGAGCGTTGATCAGACAAGGGTGGATCGAAGTAAGCGGCGTCCCTCCCGCGTCTGCCATGGAGAGGAGGTACAGGACCTCCCTGGTCAGGGTTTCTCCAGAAGTAGACTTTTACCATCGGCCTTGTCTTTTTTGTCTTGGTTGAATTTCTTGATTTTAAGTTCCTTTATTTCTGTAGACAACTTGTCCTGGAGCGCCTTGGTTAGTTTTCATCAGTTCATTGAATATGCCATCATCATTAACAGCTATTTGTAGAATATGCGTTTGTCTTTATCCATTTCAATAAAATCATGTTTCAACTGGTCAAGAATTAATGTCATTAAATCAATAAGAGCATTTGTTCAGGATGTCACACCAGCGCTCACATAAATCATCTATGCGCTGTCCAAATAATGGTTCTTTAGTATTGAAACCATCTGTGTAATGGTGATAAATTAATTAATAACCTGAATTACAATACAAAGAAATTAAAATTATCAATATTAAGAGCTAACCACTCTGATCATATTCCCTCCCTCAATGCTCCACAAGGAAGCAAAGAACGGTCATCAATGGCAGAGAGCGGATGAACTGAATCATTACTCAAAGCCCGCTTCGCGCTCAGAAGGGAATATCACAGCTCATCATCGTGGGTTGCGATTTCAAACACTTTAGAAACACATTTCTCAAGTCAAGAACTATAGAAATGATCCCTGAAAGTATAGTCTTAATTAAATTGAGGGCGAGCGAGGGTAGCCTCTGTTGGAGCTGTTATTCTCACTAACGGTTTCCCACCGTACAAAGAGCACACTATATAGTACCACGTGGCCGAAATCATGCTTATCGGGCAACTTTTCATCAATAGGTCACATAAGGAATCAGTTATTGTCGTGTTTTATACCCAAGAAAGCTTCATAAAAGACATTTTCAAGATGCTCCACAATATAACTGTAAATGAGGGAGGTGCCAGGAGGTACTCATTGCAGTTTTTATGGGACTGGCATTGGCTGAAAAGGTCAATGGCCTTACAATAGAGAAAATACAAGAAAAACCTTTTCAGAAATCACATGTAATTGAAAAGGTAGAGTTCTGACTGGATTAAAATCACATATCTCCTATACAACGTCATAGCAAGGAAAACAGGACCATTAAACAGTATTGAAACCAACTGTTGTATAATGAGGTTAAACTATTTTAAAAACTTAACTACAATAGGTGTATTAAAGAAGTTAATATTAACAATATTAAAAGCTAACCACTCTGATCATATTCCCTCCCTCAATGCTCCACAAGGAAGCAAAGAACGGTCATCAATGGCAGAGAGCGGATGAACTGAATCATTACTCAAAGCCCGCTTCGCGCTCAGAAGGGAATATCGCATCTCATCATCGTGGGTTGCGAATTCAAACACTTTAGAAACACATTTCTCAAGTCAAGAACTATAGAAATGATCCCTGAAAGTATAGTCTTAACGTATCTTTAGGTGAGCAGGGGAAGTCTATGTCGGGACAAGCATTTCCACTAACGGTTTAATCTAAAGTGTCATTGTCTGCGAGATTTACAGAGGTAAATATACACCCGTTCATGGACACACAATATTCTTGATAAAATGTACGCCAATTACTATAATTATATCAAAAAATGTATTAATATTCTGTGAATGTCATTACCCACAATACATTGCTGGTAACAAGCACTGTTGAAGAGCTGAGCTGGCGGTCAACTTCATATAATGATGCACTTGTTCTTTGTAAATTTAAAACATGACCATATTGAAAAATGTGTTGACATGTGTATTTTTTCGCGTTGTTATTGTGAAATGTGCACAAGAAGTTTCGAAGACATTATATTTACATGGTGGAATCGATTGATGAGCGTACTGGTGCGTTGGGGAGAAGTGTCCTGACGGAATCAGAAGAACGCATTTCTCGTTCCACTTTTCAAAAGAAAGGCGCGCTACGCCACAAATTGATCTGCTTTGCGAAATAACGGCACAATAACATTAATATAAAGATATGATAAAATAAGTGAAAACGCATTCATTAAAGCATTATTAAACGTAGCTGGCTACACAAGCTGGTGTCACGGCCGTAATTATAGAAATACGTTTTAATGTGTCAACCTGGCAAAACTTTGCTGAGTAACGTTATCTGACAGTGAGAGGCTAGGAATTTGcgttagctagccaactaacaGCTACATCTAATTTTTCGCTGAACTTACCAGCAGCCACAGGAGACTGCTAAGGACGCTCATAATAATGTATAGAACGATGAATTGAATGACAGCAAACCCATGGGAACAGTGTTTGAGTCCACTCACTCCGCTCAATTATTACCACAAGCCAGTCCTCCCCGATTCAGGTGCCAGCAGCTCATAGCTAGCCTTCGCAGTGCTCAGTTGATGAAATGAAAATAAACCAACTGCAGTCTTTTTAGAAGAAAAAAACCCCCATACAATTTGATGATTGAAAATGTAGCTACCCAGCGCTGCCAAATAAAGTTATATCGTTCATGTCGCAGGTGCATGTCAGCTGATAATACAACTTTTGCGGTGAAAAAAATGTAAAGCCCACGTGCGCATGTCCATTCTATGTAGTTGGCTGAAAAAACAAATACAGTATGCAATTATGCTAAACAGCCTCTGTTTCCTTCAAAAGTCTTTATTCGTGCATTCATCACACTTTTCACTTGCATTCTGTCAAGTTATTTTCACACCAACCACACACTTCACCGCTTGGTTGAGGGAATGGTCGAGAAATGTGTTTATATGTTCTATAGCGTCTAATATAATGCAAATACGCAGAGTAACTATAAATCAGTTAAGTCAAACCATTTAAGTTATTTAATATTCAAACTAAATACAGAGATTCACCTTGAATCGTTGAACATAATTAAATCACTATCATGCTTACTGGTCCAAACTTAAAATCAAAACGTTTGCTCATAATATTGCTGTTAAGTAGATTTATATTACAAACAGATTAATaattcaataaataaatataatcatTACCAATTGAGGTGAAATGTTGGTCAATTACATAGTGAATCAAGGAAACCTAGGTTGCACAGTACACTGGTAGGAGGGCAGGTCAGCAATTTGCTTTCCGACAAGGTACATTTTCAACGAAATTTGTTGCTGGAATGGAATTAGTTTTGACAGGGAAGACATGTAGAAAACAAGGCACACATGAAAAAAAGTTTGACTTCTTCCCCGCCTAATCATTACAAGcgtaacacacacaacacacacaacagacagaagacacacaacagacagaagACAAGGAGTCTTAAAGGAATATCATGATATcatcatgctctctctttctctcatttggAAGATCATCAATTGCAAGCATTTCAAAAACTTACTACTATTGCTTCATTGTAGAATTCATTGCATTTGTAGGCTATGTATTGATCTTTATTATCTAGCCAGATGACCAAACTTGCTGCTGAATATATGCAAGTAGGCCTGTGTAAACTGGAAAAAAACTTGAATAGAAAAATACATGATTAAGACATTAAGATTCTCTTCCTTCTCCCATACCTTTCTCTCACTGGTAAAGGCATTTGATACAGATACTACACTTGACCATGCAGGCTCTTACTGTAATGTAAGTCACAGCCTTTATTTGaccattattatatattattatattacaaaCCTTAATGTGATACGAGCATTTTTGTTTTTACCATAAATCATTCTATATTATGAGTAATCAGAGATTAGTTACAACTTTCTGTAAACTGTCATTTTTTTGTGCTTTTCAAATGTTTGGCGAGTACTGCTTAAATACTAGGTGCAGTAGTGTAGGCTATACATCACTGGCCTACTTGCAATGGGAGGAAAATGGATTGTGGAATTGATCCACGATTGGAAAAACAGGAGAACTGAAACCAATGAGATGTCTGTTGCAAAACGGCAGCTTCTCTGCATGCTAGTGGAGGGGATGGTGACTGAGAACGTAGACTTAAAACCACAATGTTCCCCTGCAGATTGTTCATGGAATCCTTCACCTCCATCTCTTTTCCTTGTCTTCATCCTCACCTTCATCATCCTattctcctcatcttcctccacttcttcgtcctcctcttcctcttctcatcATCCTGTTCCTCCTTCTTTAAACCCCAGCCTggaacctcctcttcctcttgtcatcatcctcttcctccttctttaAACCCTAGCCTGGAACCTCCTCTAGAGTTGGCGTACCTGTCTCCTGGCCTCGGCACGCAGGCAGATGGGGAAGGAGGCATGTTGTTTCCTGTTCACCTGGTAAACAATGACAATGGTACCATTAAACAGGGAATTTAGCCGGGATGCAGGATATAGACTAATACACAAGACTGTGCTTATTtattgtagcctggtcccagatccgtTTTATGCTGTCtttccaactcctatggtcattgtttgGCGTTAGTTGTCAAGGCAGCACGAACAGATCTGGGGCCAGACTATATTTCTTGTAACAATACTGGAAGAGATTGTAGGGTATTTTAAGTTATTATCATTGGATACTTGCACAGATGCACCATAGTCCTGATATGCTTCTGTAGGTGATCTGAAAGGACTTGATTGGTCTTAAAGTGATATTGTGTCAATCTATCCAGATCTTTTaagtataaagggaataggtcAGAGGTTATAGGTCATCGAGACAGACAGAGCTGCGGTTCGCAGGTCCATTGAGAATAGGTCAGAGGTTATAGGTCATCGAAACAGACAGAGCTGCGGTTCGCAGGTCCATTGAGAATAGGTCAGAGGTTATAAATCAAATGAAAATCAGATTTGATTAGGTCAGAGGTTATAGGTCATAGATGAGATAAGAGATGAGTGGATTGTGGGTAATACTTATCTGCCAGCTAGCTCCTTCTTCATACAGGACTTGAAGGAAGTGAATCGCTCTGCGGTTTTGTAGCCCTGGGGTTTGTGAGCAGCAGAGTGGAAGAAACAGATAGGGTGGGAAAagcgatagagagaggagatagaaggAGGGGGTTTTGGGATGCTGTTAGTCAAAAGGGAAGCCAGGACGACGAGGCCAAGAGAAATTGAACAGTAATATTTCAGACTCAAGACCCCATGCATAGGACATCAACGTAGGACTCGTTCAAGGGCGATTGATTGGCGTAGTATTAGAATGAATTCATACCTATTTCCTGATTATGCAACTGTCATGTGTAGGGCCTAGGGGTTTTCTCTGACCACATGCCTTAtctgactaggaaaaactctgggccctagtcATGATGACAATTGTAACTGTTTAACTTCACATACCACTAGGGGGCAGTAAAATACTTTGGAAGTGCAGGGAaggtagtcatttacaacactaCAGACCTCCATATAACTGTGTAACTAGATTTGCTCTAGATAAAGATCTTAAAACTGCCACCACTTTTATGGCTGTCGACTAAAGTTAACAGTCAAAAGCTAGAATCAAATGACATTGTCCAAGTGTAACACAATATAAAAtaagagcatgtcaaatttctagTGATGGAAAACCAAACTAGATCATTCTCACTTTCTCCCTATCTCTCACTCTTCatacctctcctccaccccccccctctctctctccctctctctatccatctttcCAACTCATCTTTCTTACctcctttcacccccccccccccctctctcacccaaATTCTCCCTTCCCCTTACCCTCCCTCCGCGGTGCAGCCGGTCCTTCATAATGCCGATGAACTCCTTGTAGCTCAGCTGGTCGTCGTGGTCCACGTCAAAGATCTTGAAGATGGTGTGGACCAGGTGACGTGTCAGCTTCAGGCCCGTGGCCACGTACACAGCCCGCCCAAActcatctgagagagagagagagagagagagagagagcacggtgGGGGAtatacagaggggagagagagggagaaggggtgggAAAGCAATAGAGGAAGACAGAGACAAGATACagatgggagagacaggaagagagggggataCAAAAAAGAGAACAAGATGGAGGAGAAAAGTAACCTACAGCCATTATTCACAAGAGACTATTGAGCGAAAGGGAAATATCTCCACAGATATTAAATCCTAAAATGGAGGCTTACCTTGGCCAATGGAGCGACTGGCAAAGTTGTACATCTGCATGGCGATGGCAAAGTCCTCCAGGTTGTTGAGGAATTGGAAGAAGGAGCGGAACTCGTCGAAGGTGATGCCCTGTGAAGTAAAAAGACAGGGGATCTCATATAAGTGTGACACACAGAGCAATCTTTAACGGACACGGAGTGACAGACAGCTCTTGCAGTTCTCGGAATTAGGGGGGATGCTTCAAGCTCAAACCCATTGGTGATGATGGTCAAATTGGTGACGATGGTATGATCATGTGAACTTTGACCCATGCAACCCTGGCCC
Above is a window of Oncorhynchus kisutch isolate 150728-3 unplaced genomic scaffold, Okis_V2 scaffold2679, whole genome shotgun sequence DNA encoding:
- the LOC116370632 gene encoding calcium uptake protein 3, mitochondrial-like, with the protein product MMIDTTLLVHFFGKKGKAELTFDDFYRFMDNLQTEVLEIEFLTYSKGMTTISEEDFARILLRYTNVENISSYLDNVRQSIPDEKRQQGITFDEFRSFFQFLNNLEDFAIAMQMYNFASRSIGQDEFGRAVYVATGLKLTRHLVHTIFKIFDVDHDDQLSYKEFIGIMKDRLHRGGRGYKTAERFTSFKSCMKKELAGSR